In the genome of Fulvivirga maritima, one region contains:
- a CDS encoding dipeptidyl-peptidase 3 family protein has protein sequence MSLRISKLLLVALVGLLFTQCGGSGDKSAEQEQASVEPQMDSTYQTLLDKYTNVKLTTDVSSLSDNQKKMLPLLIQVGQIMDSLFWYEAYGHRDSLFAALDNGKAKKYATINYGPWDRLNNNEPFIDGVGAKPAGANFYPADMTKEEFESAQLANGKSQYTFIRRDENGELLAIPYHEMFEEQITRAAKLLKEAAELAENEQLKNYLNLRAGALLTDEYYESDIAWMDMTTNQIDIITGPIENYEDQLFGYKTSHETYVLVKDMEWSERLSKYAEILPELQKSLPVAQAYKTEKPGTDSQLAAFDVVFYAGDCNAGSKTIAVNLPNDEKVQLEKGTRRSQLKNAMKAKFDKILVPIADELIDESQRNHVKFDAFFANTMFHEVAHGLGIKNTINGKGTVREALKENASALEEGKADILGLYMITWLYERDQIDGELMDYYTTFLASIFRSVRFGASSAHGKANMIRFNYFKKQGAFSRNPETGKYKVDFTKMQAAMNSLSDKILTLQGNGDYEGVNQLVTEMALVPQQLQDDLDLLTEKSIPVDIVFEQGVEVLGL, from the coding sequence ATGAGCCTAAGAATATCAAAACTGCTACTAGTAGCTTTGGTCGGTTTATTATTTACCCAATGTGGTGGATCAGGAGATAAATCTGCTGAGCAAGAGCAGGCTTCAGTTGAGCCTCAAATGGATTCTACTTACCAAACCTTGTTAGATAAGTACACCAATGTGAAGCTCACTACAGATGTGAGCAGTCTTTCTGATAATCAGAAGAAAATGCTGCCTTTACTCATTCAGGTAGGGCAAATTATGGATAGCTTGTTCTGGTATGAAGCTTATGGTCATCGAGATTCACTTTTTGCAGCCCTTGATAATGGCAAAGCAAAAAAATATGCCACTATTAATTATGGCCCCTGGGATAGACTAAATAATAATGAGCCATTTATTGATGGTGTAGGAGCCAAGCCTGCCGGTGCTAATTTCTATCCTGCTGATATGACAAAAGAGGAGTTTGAAAGTGCTCAGTTAGCGAATGGCAAGTCTCAGTATACTTTTATTAGAAGAGATGAAAACGGGGAGCTATTAGCCATCCCTTACCATGAAATGTTTGAAGAGCAGATTACGCGTGCAGCTAAGTTGCTGAAGGAGGCTGCTGAGCTAGCTGAGAATGAGCAGCTTAAAAACTATCTAAACCTGAGAGCGGGAGCTTTACTTACAGATGAATATTACGAAAGTGATATCGCTTGGATGGATATGACTACCAATCAGATAGACATCATTACAGGGCCAATTGAGAACTATGAAGATCAGCTATTTGGGTACAAAACCTCACATGAAACATATGTTTTAGTGAAGGATATGGAGTGGAGCGAGAGATTATCCAAATATGCAGAGATACTGCCCGAGCTACAAAAAAGCTTGCCGGTGGCACAGGCTTACAAAACTGAAAAACCCGGTACAGACTCGCAGTTAGCGGCTTTTGATGTAGTCTTTTATGCAGGAGACTGTAATGCAGGAAGTAAAACCATAGCGGTGAACCTTCCTAACGACGAAAAAGTACAGCTTGAAAAGGGAACTCGTAGATCGCAACTAAAAAATGCAATGAAAGCTAAATTCGATAAGATTTTAGTGCCTATTGCTGATGAACTTATAGATGAAAGCCAACGCAACCATGTAAAGTTTGATGCCTTTTTTGCTAATACCATGTTTCATGAAGTGGCACATGGTTTAGGAATTAAAAATACCATTAATGGTAAGGGAACGGTGAGAGAAGCTCTGAAAGAAAATGCGTCTGCTCTGGAAGAAGGAAAAGCTGATATATTAGGATTATATATGATTACCTGGCTTTATGAGAGAGATCAGATAGATGGCGAGTTAATGGATTATTATACTACTTTCTTAGCCAGTATTTTCAGATCAGTAAGGTTTGGAGCTTCCAGTGCTCATGGAAAAGCCAACATGATTCGTTTTAATTATTTTAAAAAGCAAGGCGCTTTTTCCAGAAATCCTGAGACAGGTAAGTATAAAGTTGATTTTACCAAAATGCAGGCAGCCATGAATTCCCTTTCAGATAAAATACTGACCTTACAGGGTAATGGTGACTATGAAGGTGTGAACCAGCTGGTAACAGAAATGGCATTGGTTCCTCAGCAGTTGCAAGATGATTTGGATCTCTTAACAGAGAAAAGCATACCTGTAGATATTGTGTTTGAACAAGGGGTAGAGGTGCTCGGACTATAG
- a CDS encoding DUF4249 domain-containing protein yields the protein MTRQLYTYILLIIGGMSLLGCNEPYHIDEQTTEPQVVIEGLITDESMNHYVRVTKTVDFYSEEGSVPVDDASVIVTDNQGNTYNYSYQPEAERGGYYYSDIAFAGERGVAYTLTVTMEGEEYSALDSLRRVTTIDSLGVELNEDEFEDPEDEGRYYEVLLYTREPQDTEDYYLFKYYRNGLPFKDDDSDVYVSDDSYLGENIDGLATPGWFALGDSITVEMYSLTVDGFKYYSDLSNLLNNDGGFFGSPPVNPQSNISNGAMGYFQVSAVVRKSVIIED from the coding sequence ATGACAAGGCAATTATATACATATATTTTATTGATAATAGGAGGTATGAGCCTGTTAGGCTGTAATGAGCCCTATCATATCGATGAGCAAACTACAGAGCCACAAGTAGTAATAGAAGGACTGATTACTGATGAAAGTATGAATCATTATGTGAGAGTTACTAAAACAGTTGATTTTTATTCTGAAGAGGGCTCAGTACCCGTTGATGATGCTTCCGTAATAGTTACCGATAACCAGGGTAATACCTATAATTATAGCTATCAGCCCGAAGCGGAAAGAGGAGGCTATTATTATTCTGACATCGCTTTTGCGGGTGAGAGAGGGGTAGCCTATACACTAACCGTAACTATGGAAGGAGAGGAGTACAGTGCTCTGGATTCATTGAGGAGAGTTACTACTATAGATAGTTTAGGAGTGGAGTTAAATGAAGATGAATTTGAAGACCCGGAAGATGAAGGGCGTTATTATGAAGTGCTTCTTTATACCCGTGAGCCACAAGATACGGAAGATTACTATTTGTTTAAGTACTATCGTAATGGATTGCCATTTAAAGATGATGATTCTGATGTGTATGTTTCTGATGATTCATATTTGGGCGAAAATATAGATGGACTGGCCACTCCTGGGTGGTTTGCTCTGGGTGACAGTATTACCGTGGAAATGTATAGCCTTACAGTAGATGGTTTTAAATACTATTCTGATCTCAGTAACCTGCTCAATAACGATGGTGGTTTTTTTGGATCTCCCCCAGTAAATCCTCAAAGCAATATTTCTAATGGAGCTATGGGATATTTTCAGGTCAGCGCTGTGGTAAGAAAATCGGTGATAATAGAAGATTAA
- a CDS encoding TonB-dependent receptor, which translates to MSLQGFALLAQSKVTISGYVKDIENGEALIGATVYVKEVGAGTATNVYGFYSLTVPTGSYQVDFGYVGYDTKSQTINLDADKRVDVELSATTTELQEVVITGESTDANVSSVEMSTEKVDIKTIKKIPAFMGETDVLRSIQLLPGVSSVGEGSSGFNVRGGNVGQNLVLLDDAPVYNSSHLFGFFSVFNPDAVKDVTLIKGAMPANYGGRLASILDVRMNEGEL; encoded by the coding sequence ATGAGCCTGCAGGGCTTTGCTTTGTTAGCACAGAGCAAAGTGACCATCAGTGGTTATGTTAAAGATATTGAAAACGGAGAGGCTCTGATAGGAGCTACCGTGTATGTAAAAGAAGTAGGAGCCGGCACAGCTACTAACGTGTACGGCTTCTACTCTCTCACTGTGCCCACAGGGAGTTACCAGGTAGATTTTGGCTACGTAGGCTATGACACCAAATCCCAGACTATTAATCTCGATGCTGATAAACGGGTAGATGTGGAGCTTAGCGCTACTACCACTGAATTGCAAGAAGTGGTGATCACCGGAGAATCAACTGATGCTAATGTCTCTAGTGTAGAAATGAGCACAGAGAAAGTAGATATCAAAACCATAAAAAAGATACCTGCTTTTATGGGAGAAACTGATGTTTTGAGAAGCATTCAGTTATTGCCTGGCGTAAGTTCGGTAGGTGAAGGTTCATCTGGCTTTAATGTAAGAGGCGGTAATGTAGGGCAAAACCTGGTTCTTCTAGATGACGCACCCGTCTATAATTCTTCTCACCTTTTTGGTTTTTTCTCAGTATTCAATCCGGATGCCGTAAAAGATGTTACGCTCATAAAAGGAGCTATGCCAGCTAACTATGGAGGTAGATTAGCCTCTATTTTGGATGTGAGAATGAACGAAGGGGAACTCTAA
- a CDS encoding TonB-dependent receptor plug domain-containing protein, with the protein MQGPIKKNKASFLVAGRRSYVDIFAKPFIDDATLYFYDLTAKVNYNLNDHNKLFLSGYFGRDVFKFDEEQGFDWGSITGTLRWNHIFNNRLFSNFSFFVSTYDYGLAFGENDRDKFEWDSRVLTYTFKPAFNYFLNANNEVLFGGEATYYNFNPAEATVVSDGDITDISLTDRRALESALYIDNTQTVNDKLSIKYGLRFSSYQYLGPGEVYEYEETVPGERKTLVSSRTADDGEVIESYYNWEPRASVKYQIGKGSVKGSFTRTSQYIHLVSNTAASTPIDIWTPSTNNIKPQIGLQYALGYFRNFGRGNDYEASVEAYYRDTDNQVEYVKGADLFINEYQEGDLISGIGRAYGVEFNFKKNVGKLNGWISYTLGRTELKVNGINRNDWYPTRFDQTHNLKVFGNYDISKRVSASANFTFISGTPFSAPTSRFVIQNMVIPYDYYESRNGLRVPASHRLDLSVTLQMKREKKGKKRKNKDELVFSVYNVYGRRNPFSIFFAQQDGYITPGDNVSTMAYRFSIVGAPVPAISYNFKF; encoded by the coding sequence GTGCAAGGGCCTATAAAAAAAAACAAGGCTTCATTTCTGGTAGCTGGCCGCAGATCATATGTAGATATTTTTGCCAAGCCTTTTATAGATGATGCTACTCTTTATTTTTATGATCTTACAGCTAAGGTCAATTATAACTTAAATGACCATAATAAGCTGTTTCTATCAGGCTATTTTGGTAGAGATGTCTTTAAGTTTGATGAAGAACAAGGCTTTGACTGGGGAAGTATAACCGGTACCCTTCGTTGGAATCATATTTTCAATAACAGACTGTTTTCTAACTTTTCATTTTTTGTGAGTACTTATGACTATGGCCTTGCTTTTGGAGAAAATGACAGGGATAAGTTTGAGTGGGATAGCAGGGTATTAACCTATACATTCAAACCTGCTTTTAACTATTTCCTAAATGCTAATAACGAGGTGCTGTTTGGAGGTGAAGCCACTTACTATAATTTTAACCCAGCAGAAGCTACGGTGGTTTCTGATGGAGATATCACAGATATTAGCCTTACTGACAGACGTGCTTTGGAAAGTGCTCTGTACATAGATAATACGCAGACTGTAAATGACAAGCTGAGTATAAAATACGGACTGCGCTTCTCTTCTTACCAGTATTTAGGTCCGGGGGAAGTATATGAATATGAGGAAACTGTGCCTGGTGAAAGAAAAACACTGGTCAGTAGCAGGACTGCAGATGATGGAGAAGTTATAGAAAGTTATTATAACTGGGAGCCAAGAGCTTCTGTCAAATATCAAATAGGAAAGGGCTCAGTAAAAGGGAGCTTCACCAGAACATCTCAATACATCCATTTGGTGTCAAATACAGCGGCTTCTACCCCAATTGATATCTGGACACCAAGTACCAACAATATAAAACCTCAAATAGGCCTTCAGTATGCTTTAGGTTATTTTAGGAATTTTGGAAGAGGAAATGATTATGAAGCCTCAGTAGAAGCTTACTATAGAGATACTGATAATCAGGTGGAATATGTAAAAGGTGCCGATTTGTTTATTAATGAGTATCAGGAAGGAGATTTAATAAGTGGTATTGGCCGTGCTTATGGCGTAGAGTTTAATTTTAAGAAAAATGTGGGTAAACTTAATGGTTGGATAAGTTATACCCTTGGCCGCACCGAGCTCAAAGTAAACGGAATCAATAGAAATGATTGGTACCCTACTCGTTTTGATCAAACCCATAACCTGAAAGTATTCGGAAACTATGATATCAGTAAACGAGTTTCCGCTTCCGCCAATTTCACCTTTATTTCAGGTACGCCATTTAGTGCACCTACCAGCAGGTTCGTTATTCAGAACATGGTTATTCCTTATGATTATTATGAGTCTCGGAATGGTCTTAGAGTGCCGGCTTCGCACAGACTAGATTTGTCTGTTACCTTGCAGATGAAGAGAGAGAAAAAAGGCAAGAAAAGGAAGAATAAAGACGAACTGGTGTTCTCTGTTTATAATGTTTATGGAAGGAGAAACCCGTTCTCTATTTTCTTTGCCCAGCAAGATGGCTACATCACGCCAGGCGACAACGTCAGTACTATGGCCTATCGTTTTTCTATAGTAGGAGCGCCCGTACCTGCCATATCATACAATTTTAAGTTTTAG
- a CDS encoding DUF4249 domain-containing protein, with amino-acid sequence MRKSHYIYLAILSVFFACEDEVDIALNDAPAVLVVDAWVNDMPQLQEINLMMSQPYFDSSQPPEVSGAEVVITDDQGQTFEFTEAEAGSYQWDPAAHSASFEIGRSYHLSVTYNGNTFEADSELKRVPALDSIVYTYYEERNAFQPEGYYAQFYARDPEGTGDSYWIKTYKNGLYLSRPSDLNIAYDAAFSSTAPVDGVIFIEPIQNGATPLNDDEDAYEPYVFGDSVYIEIYSITNEAFRFLDAVSTQIERDGGFAEIFAEPLENVPCNISCTSSEEEQVVGFFNASAVAYRGERLEE; translated from the coding sequence ATGAGAAAATCACATTACATATATTTAGCTATTCTGTCCGTATTTTTTGCTTGTGAAGATGAAGTGGATATAGCCCTGAATGATGCTCCGGCGGTACTGGTGGTAGACGCCTGGGTTAATGATATGCCTCAGCTACAAGAAATCAATTTAATGATGTCACAGCCTTATTTTGACTCCAGTCAGCCGCCAGAGGTAAGTGGAGCTGAAGTGGTAATAACAGATGATCAGGGGCAAACTTTTGAATTTACAGAGGCAGAGGCGGGGAGCTATCAATGGGATCCTGCTGCTCATTCAGCCTCTTTTGAAATAGGCCGATCATATCATTTATCTGTGACCTATAATGGAAATACATTTGAGGCCGATTCCGAATTAAAAAGAGTGCCGGCCCTGGATTCTATCGTTTATACTTATTATGAAGAGCGCAACGCTTTTCAACCAGAAGGTTATTATGCTCAGTTTTATGCCAGAGACCCTGAGGGAACGGGTGATTCTTATTGGATTAAAACCTATAAAAACGGGTTATACCTCAGTAGACCTTCTGATCTTAATATAGCTTATGATGCGGCCTTTAGCTCTACTGCGCCGGTAGATGGTGTTATATTCATAGAGCCTATTCAAAATGGAGCTACTCCGCTCAATGATGATGAAGATGCCTATGAACCCTATGTTTTTGGTGATTCGGTGTATATCGAGATTTATTCTATTACTAATGAGGCTTTTAGGTTTTTAGATGCTGTATCTACTCAGATAGAGAGAGATGGTGGTTTTGCGGAAATTTTTGCTGAACCACTAGAAAATGTTCCCTGTAATATTTCATGCACCAGCTCTGAAGAAGAACAGGTCGTAGGCTTTTTTAATGCATCTGCAGTGGCTTATAGAGGTGAAAGGTTAGAAGAATAG